In Lentibacillus amyloliquefaciens, one DNA window encodes the following:
- a CDS encoding DUF418 domain-containing protein produces MQTAAPLKKSERMTWIDAARGFAILGIFIVNIGAFSAPYFLYGGGMEAWDNTIDQSVQILIDIFFQASFYTLFSILFGFGLQILKERLEEKAIAVQPFIFRRLLILIGFGLVHAFLIWHGDILLSYGIIGLFVIAFIFNDEKTILTWGSLILFASVSLYTLTLYNAKDLLGSANTSGIYLAMDNYASDNLTAILGQNLNDWLYSNSVFSYMLLGTTLLPLFLFGMYLGKKRWLHRPAEFRQELRRGWLISLIFFGMLKAGPYLFDNPEWFSYAQDNLGGTASALFYLFSITLLGQSQFGKKLLKPFSFVGRMSMSNYILQSLICFVLFYGIGFGLYGSVRPVEAMGIVALVYTAQIFFSKWWLSMYRFGPLEWLWRSLTYKEMQPLRNRE; encoded by the coding sequence ATGCAGACTGCAGCACCATTAAAAAAATCTGAACGTATGACGTGGATCGATGCAGCAAGGGGATTTGCCATTTTAGGTATTTTTATTGTGAATATCGGCGCTTTTTCTGCCCCGTATTTTTTGTACGGAGGTGGCATGGAGGCTTGGGATAATACAATTGATCAGTCTGTGCAAATCTTGATTGACATTTTCTTTCAGGCGAGTTTCTATACATTATTCTCGATTCTTTTTGGTTTTGGCCTGCAAATTTTAAAAGAACGGCTCGAGGAAAAAGCGATTGCGGTTCAACCTTTCATATTCCGCAGACTATTGATATTAATCGGATTTGGTTTGGTTCATGCCTTTTTAATTTGGCATGGTGATATTCTATTATCCTATGGCATCATCGGATTGTTTGTCATTGCCTTTATATTCAATGATGAAAAAACAATCCTGACTTGGGGTTCGCTCATCCTTTTTGCCAGTGTCAGCTTATATACGCTGACGCTTTATAACGCGAAGGATTTACTGGGCAGTGCCAACACATCAGGAATCTATCTTGCTATGGATAATTATGCCAGTGATAATCTGACGGCGATCCTTGGACAGAATCTGAATGACTGGTTGTATTCGAATAGCGTGTTTTCTTATATGCTTCTGGGGACGACGTTATTGCCGCTGTTTCTGTTTGGGATGTATCTGGGCAAAAAACGCTGGCTGCATCGTCCGGCTGAATTCAGACAAGAGCTGAGGAGAGGATGGCTGATCAGTTTGATTTTTTTCGGTATGCTGAAGGCAGGACCCTATTTATTCGACAATCCCGAGTGGTTTTCATACGCCCAGGATAATCTTGGCGGAACCGCATCAGCACTGTTTTACTTATTTTCGATAACATTGCTTGGCCAAAGTCAATTTGGCAAAAAGCTGCTTAAGCCATTCAGCTTTGTCGGTCGCATGTCGATGAGCAACTATATTCTGCAATCACTTATCTGCTTTGTGCTGTTTTATGGGATTGGATTCGGTCTGTACGGATCAGTGAGACCGGTTGAAGCGATGGGGATTGTAGCGCTGGTTTATACTGCACAGATATTTTTCAGCAAATGGTGGCTTTCCATGTATCGGTTTGGCCCGCTTGAGTGGTTGTGGCGGAGTTTAACGTATAAGGAAATGCAGCCGCTAAGGAACAGGGAATAG
- the addA gene encoding helicase-exonuclease AddAB subunit AddA, which yields MVNWTREQEEAIYTDGRDVLVAAAAGSGKTAVLVERIIQKLVRNENPVDIDSLLVVTFTNAAAQEMRNRVAEALEERLAENPASMHLKKQLSLLQRASISTLHSFCLDIVRQYAYLLDIDPGFRIADDMEADLIKQEVSDNLLEEWYGKEGAEQENFFSVVDRFSSDRSDADVEDLIFKLYNFAMQNPRPAKWLEELADAYDIPDNWQEDDLNWLDIIKQEVQNQFDAIHQQMHLAMELTRENDGPYHYADTIESDFELLHEAQARKSSWKDLQAFMTSRSFDRLSGKSVDCDKTKQEYAKTLRKNYKDRWEKMKDNWFSRDLENHVADMQTLAPVIRQLAELVKQFKDRFSEEKRERGIVDFSDLEHFCLELLMDESSDEANVIPSNVTVSLREQFTELLIDEYQDTNLVQETILSLISDSSGPGNRFMVGDVKQSIYRFRHAEPSLFIDKYKRFANEELAAKRIDLASNFRSREQILTGTNYVFRQILDEALGEISYDKDAELIYANNRYDALPHPEPEPELVIIDRESPEEKEDLSPEEEDYQDLEKAQLEARAYAEKIKGWIGKKEAAPLQVYDKTTDAQRDMQYRDVVILLRSMTWAPAIMDELKKQGIPVYAELSTGYFEAMEVKIMINLLKVIDNPRQDIPLASVLKSPIVGLNEEELGRVRLADRHGGYYDALKAFHKQNRDDTAIKTGDFLENLERYRVASRQGALSELIWQIYRETGYYDFVGGMPGGRQRQANLRALYDRARGYETTSFRGLFRFLRFIERMEERGDDLGAARALSEQEDVVRIMTIHKSKGLEFPVVILGAMDKQFNLQDLNARYLLHKDLGFASKFIDPVKRIMYPTLFYHALKEKKRRESLAEEMRVLYVALTRAKEKLLMIGNVSSFTKKQEKWEQIINHTDWVLPAHYRVSSKTYLDWIGPALIRHQSGETLRSMELSDQVLEAIRLDPSEWNVSVVHGSYYANLDEELARESNELKENIVNWEALELDDNIYHQAVDNRLSYVYPYEEAAHSRAKQTVTEIKRQREIKDEYSDDQLVQTYRPPIIKRPAFMQKQQSITAAERGTAMHTVMQHIPLDKPMPGNAIEEFVESLVEREILTRQEADAIDILAVEAFFTTDFGQMVINAPVIYREVPFSLTLPASEIYAKWTSETDERVLVQGVIDCVMPKDDGWIILDYKTDAITGEVTEDKKGDLSRRYDVQMKLYKQALESIWKESVATAHLYFFDRQLELKI from the coding sequence GTGGTCAACTGGACAAGAGAACAGGAAGAAGCCATTTATACAGACGGACGTGATGTTCTCGTTGCTGCAGCTGCCGGTTCAGGTAAAACAGCTGTCCTTGTCGAGCGAATCATCCAAAAACTTGTACGAAACGAAAACCCGGTGGATATTGATTCGCTGCTTGTCGTAACGTTTACCAATGCAGCGGCACAGGAAATGCGCAACCGCGTGGCAGAAGCGCTTGAAGAACGATTGGCAGAAAACCCTGCCTCCATGCATCTGAAGAAGCAATTATCACTCCTGCAGCGAGCTTCGATTTCCACATTGCATTCATTTTGTTTGGATATCGTCAGACAGTACGCGTACCTGCTGGATATTGATCCTGGCTTTCGAATTGCTGATGATATGGAAGCCGATTTAATCAAGCAGGAAGTGAGTGATAATCTGTTAGAAGAATGGTATGGAAAAGAAGGAGCGGAACAGGAAAACTTCTTTTCGGTTGTTGACCGTTTTTCCAGTGACCGCAGTGATGCCGATGTTGAAGACCTTATTTTCAAATTATATAACTTCGCCATGCAAAATCCCCGGCCGGCTAAATGGCTTGAGGAGCTGGCGGATGCCTATGACATTCCGGATAACTGGCAGGAGGATGATTTAAACTGGCTCGACATCATCAAACAAGAAGTGCAAAACCAGTTTGATGCCATCCATCAGCAAATGCACCTTGCCATGGAGCTGACACGGGAAAATGACGGCCCTTATCATTATGCCGATACGATTGAATCTGATTTTGAATTATTGCATGAAGCACAGGCAAGAAAATCATCATGGAAGGATTTGCAGGCGTTTATGACATCACGTTCATTTGACAGGTTATCCGGCAAGAGCGTCGATTGTGATAAAACGAAACAAGAATATGCGAAAACGCTAAGAAAAAATTATAAAGACCGCTGGGAAAAAATGAAAGACAACTGGTTCAGCCGTGATTTGGAAAATCATGTTGCTGATATGCAGACTTTAGCCCCTGTCATCAGGCAGCTGGCTGAATTGGTGAAGCAGTTCAAAGACAGATTCAGCGAGGAAAAACGGGAACGGGGGATCGTGGATTTTTCCGATCTGGAACATTTTTGCCTCGAGCTTTTAATGGATGAATCATCAGATGAGGCGAATGTGATACCATCCAATGTAACTGTTAGCTTAAGAGAGCAGTTCACAGAGCTTCTGATCGATGAATACCAGGATACGAACCTTGTCCAGGAAACAATTCTCTCGCTGATAAGTGATTCCAGCGGTCCGGGGAATAGGTTTATGGTCGGTGATGTTAAACAAAGCATCTACCGGTTCCGTCATGCTGAGCCATCTCTGTTTATTGATAAATACAAACGTTTTGCAAACGAAGAACTGGCTGCAAAACGGATCGATCTCGCAAGCAATTTCCGAAGCCGTGAACAAATCCTCACAGGGACAAATTACGTCTTCCGGCAGATTCTGGATGAAGCGTTGGGTGAGATCAGCTACGATAAAGATGCCGAACTGATTTACGCCAATAACCGGTATGATGCACTGCCGCACCCGGAACCCGAACCGGAGCTTGTCATCATTGACCGTGAGTCGCCTGAAGAGAAAGAGGATCTTTCACCGGAAGAAGAGGACTATCAGGATCTGGAAAAAGCTCAGCTTGAGGCACGGGCATACGCCGAAAAAATCAAAGGATGGATCGGAAAGAAGGAAGCCGCACCACTCCAGGTTTACGATAAAACAACCGATGCCCAGCGGGATATGCAATACCGTGATGTTGTCATATTGCTGCGTTCGATGACGTGGGCGCCGGCGATTATGGATGAATTGAAAAAACAGGGAATTCCTGTTTATGCTGAACTTTCCACAGGTTATTTTGAAGCAATGGAAGTCAAAATCATGATTAATCTGCTGAAAGTGATTGATAATCCAAGGCAGGACATCCCGCTCGCCTCAGTATTAAAATCACCAATCGTTGGTTTGAATGAAGAAGAACTTGGACGCGTACGTCTGGCCGATAGACATGGTGGTTATTATGACGCGTTAAAAGCGTTTCATAAGCAAAATCGTGATGATACGGCCATTAAAACAGGTGATTTTCTAGAAAATCTTGAGCGCTATCGTGTTGCTTCACGGCAAGGGGCGTTATCAGAGCTGATCTGGCAAATTTATCGCGAAACCGGCTACTATGATTTTGTCGGCGGCATGCCTGGGGGACGGCAGCGTCAGGCTAATCTAAGGGCGCTTTATGATCGCGCACGCGGCTATGAGACAACGTCGTTTCGCGGTTTGTTCCGTTTTCTGAGGTTTATAGAACGCATGGAAGAGCGCGGCGATGATTTGGGGGCAGCACGGGCGCTCAGTGAACAGGAAGATGTGGTAAGGATTATGACCATCCATAAAAGCAAGGGGCTTGAATTCCCTGTTGTGATTCTTGGAGCTATGGATAAGCAGTTTAATTTGCAGGATTTAAATGCGCGCTATTTATTGCATAAAGACCTTGGTTTTGCCAGTAAATTTATCGATCCAGTCAAGCGGATTATGTATCCGACGCTGTTTTATCATGCTTTAAAAGAAAAGAAGCGGCGTGAATCGCTGGCAGAGGAGATGCGGGTATTGTACGTGGCGCTGACTCGGGCAAAAGAAAAACTGCTGATGATCGGTAATGTCTCATCTTTCACCAAAAAGCAGGAAAAGTGGGAACAGATTATTAACCACACTGACTGGGTATTACCCGCGCACTATCGTGTGTCATCGAAAACCTATTTGGATTGGATCGGCCCGGCCCTAATCCGCCATCAATCCGGTGAGACCTTGCGTTCGATGGAGCTTTCAGACCAGGTGCTTGAGGCCATTCGTCTGGACCCGTCAGAATGGAATGTATCTGTCGTCCATGGAAGTTATTATGCGAATTTGGATGAAGAGCTTGCGCGGGAATCAAACGAGCTGAAAGAGAACATTGTGAACTGGGAAGCGCTTGAATTAGACGATAATATTTATCACCAAGCCGTCGACAATCGGTTGTCCTATGTTTACCCATATGAGGAAGCCGCGCATTCCCGAGCCAAACAGACCGTTACAGAAATCAAGCGGCAGCGTGAGATAAAGGATGAATACAGTGATGATCAGCTTGTTCAGACCTACCGGCCGCCGATTATAAAACGGCCTGCCTTTATGCAAAAACAACAATCGATAACGGCTGCAGAACGGGGTACCGCCATGCATACAGTCATGCAGCACATACCATTGGATAAACCGATGCCGGGTAATGCGATTGAGGAATTCGTTGAGTCGCTGGTTGAACGTGAAATACTGACAAGGCAGGAGGCAGACGCCATTGATATATTGGCTGTTGAAGCATTTTTTACCACCGACTTCGGGCAAATGGTCATCAATGCTCCGGTCATTTATCGTGAAGTTCCGTTCAGTTTGACACTGCCGGCATCAGAAATTTATGCAAAATGGACGAGCGAAACGGATGAGCGTGTACTGGTCCAAGGGGTGATTGACTGTGTTATGCCCAAGGACGATGGTTGGATAATTTTGGACTATAAGACGGACGCCATCACAGGTGAGGTCACTGAGGATAAAAAGGGCGATCTTTCCAGGCGTTACGACGTGCAGATGAAGCTTTATAAACAGGCATTGGAATCGATTTGGAAAGAATCTGTTGCGACAGCTCATCTTTATTTCTTTGACCGTCAACTGGAATTGAAAATTTGA
- a CDS encoding ornithine--oxo-acid transaminase has translation MAKSSQEIIDQTQEYGAKNYHPLPVVIEKAEGVWVEDPEGNRYMDMLSSYSALNQGHRHPKIIDALKQQADKLTLTSRAFHNDQLGPWFEKVCKMTNKEMTLPMNTGAEAVETAIKAVRRWAYDVKGVPEGKAEIIAVEGNFHGRTMTAVSLSSEEEYQRGFGPLLPGIKTIPYGDIDALKEAINENTAGFLFEPIQGEAGINMPPEGFLKEAYDVCAENNVLYMADEIQSGLARTGKMFACDWENVTPDVLILGKALGGGVFPISCVVANQDILGVFNPGSHGSTFGGNPLACAVSTAALEVLEEENLADRSQELGNYMMEELKSISNPKIKEVRGKGLFIGVELTESARPYCEALKEKGLLCKETHENVIRFAPPLIIEKADLDWAIDRIKEVLSA, from the coding sequence ATGGCAAAATCAAGTCAGGAAATTATTGATCAGACGCAGGAGTACGGTGCCAAAAACTATCATCCGCTGCCTGTTGTCATAGAAAAAGCAGAAGGTGTCTGGGTTGAAGATCCTGAAGGCAACCGTTACATGGATATGCTAAGTTCCTATTCCGCACTGAATCAGGGCCATCGTCACCCGAAGATTATCGATGCATTAAAACAACAGGCAGATAAACTCACCCTGACATCCCGTGCGTTTCACAACGACCAGCTTGGTCCATGGTTTGAAAAAGTATGCAAAATGACGAACAAAGAAATGACACTGCCAATGAACACCGGCGCGGAAGCAGTTGAAACAGCGATTAAAGCTGTCCGCCGCTGGGCATATGACGTCAAAGGTGTTCCTGAAGGCAAAGCCGAAATCATCGCCGTTGAAGGCAATTTCCACGGCCGTACGATGACAGCTGTTTCCCTCTCATCAGAAGAAGAATATCAGCGCGGATTCGGTCCATTACTTCCGGGCATCAAAACAATTCCATACGGGGATATTGATGCATTAAAAGAAGCCATTAATGAAAATACAGCCGGCTTTCTGTTTGAGCCGATTCAAGGGGAAGCAGGCATCAATATGCCGCCTGAAGGATTCTTAAAAGAAGCCTATGATGTCTGTGCCGAAAACAACGTATTGTATATGGCCGATGAAATCCAGTCAGGCCTGGCACGCACAGGCAAGATGTTCGCATGTGACTGGGAAAACGTAACACCGGATGTGCTGATTTTAGGTAAAGCATTGGGCGGCGGCGTCTTCCCAATATCCTGCGTTGTTGCCAATCAAGACATCCTCGGTGTCTTCAACCCGGGTTCACACGGGTCAACTTTCGGCGGCAATCCGCTCGCATGTGCCGTTTCAACAGCAGCACTCGAAGTACTTGAAGAAGAAAATTTAGCAGATCGCTCCCAGGAACTTGGAAATTACATGATGGAAGAATTGAAAAGTATCAGCAATCCAAAGATTAAAGAAGTGCGGGGCAAAGGCTTGTTTATCGGTGTTGAATTGACCGAATCAGCACGTCCGTACTGTGAAGCATTAAAAGAAAAAGGACTGCTTTGCAAGGAAACACATGAAAACGTCATCCGCTTTGCCCCGCCGCTTATTATTGAAAAAGCAGATTTAGACTGGGCTATTGACCGGATAAAAGAAGTATTGAGTGCGTAA
- a CDS encoding FecCD family ABC transporter permease, producing MLSIIQQSKFLKLMIVILTIIVLVFSIGLSVSLGAADIHLSIIWQAVFNFNDNVTSHQVIQELRLPRALAAVMTGAFLAVSGAVMQGLTRNSLASPSIMGVTNGAAFALVLVMAFYPAVSNFGMTLASFAGAGVTVILIFMIGSISPGGLTPVKLALAGVAIGTLLSSLSSVIALHFQLEKQLGFWMAGGLAGTDWASIQVLLISGAVGMLIALMISKSMTVLNLGEDVAAGLGQNNIVIKIMGIITVLLLTGAAVSVAGAIGFIGLIIPHMTRFIMGTDYRWIIPVSALFGALLLVLSDVVSRLINAPYETPVGAITSLIGVPFFLYLARGSSGGDKK from the coding sequence ATGTTATCCATTATACAGCAATCAAAGTTTCTCAAATTAATGATAGTGATTTTGACAATAATCGTTTTAGTCTTTTCCATAGGTCTTTCGGTGTCCTTAGGAGCGGCAGATATTCATTTATCGATTATCTGGCAGGCAGTTTTTAACTTTAATGATAACGTTACATCCCATCAGGTGATTCAGGAGTTACGATTACCGAGAGCTTTAGCGGCTGTAATGACAGGTGCTTTTTTAGCGGTGTCGGGTGCGGTTATGCAAGGTTTGACACGCAATTCTTTAGCATCACCCTCTATTATGGGGGTGACAAATGGAGCGGCGTTTGCACTTGTATTAGTGATGGCTTTTTATCCGGCTGTATCAAACTTCGGGATGACACTTGCTTCTTTTGCAGGCGCCGGAGTTACCGTCATATTAATTTTTATGATTGGTTCTATTTCGCCGGGTGGTCTGACGCCGGTTAAACTTGCATTAGCCGGAGTTGCGATCGGTACATTGTTAAGTTCGCTTTCATCGGTGATCGCGCTTCATTTTCAGCTGGAAAAGCAGCTGGGATTCTGGATGGCAGGCGGATTAGCCGGGACAGACTGGGCGTCAATCCAGGTTTTGCTTATTTCTGGTGCTGTCGGGATGTTGATTGCGCTCATGATTTCCAAATCGATGACCGTACTTAATCTGGGCGAAGATGTGGCTGCAGGGCTTGGCCAAAATAATATCGTGATTAAAATAATGGGGATTATAACCGTTCTGTTATTGACGGGTGCAGCTGTATCTGTTGCGGGTGCAATTGGTTTTATCGGGCTTATTATTCCACATATGACACGTTTTATAATGGGGACAGATTACCGGTGGATTATTCCTGTCTCAGCATTATTCGGCGCACTATTGCTCGTTTTGTCGGACGTTGTTTCGCGGCTGATCAATGCACCATATGAAACGCCTGTTGGTGCGATAACATCACTTATCGGCGTTCCTTTTTTCCTCTATCTTGCCAGGGGAAGCAGTGGGGGTGATAAAAAATGA
- a CDS encoding YisL family protein codes for MTTHLHVTSWVLAFILFIVVIALNKAGKAKAAKIVQMILRLDYLLILYSGGDLLAAYFNGAQMGEAIFKGLAGIWAIFAMEMISLKSGREEPTKSWWIQLVIAVLLTLILGFGRLGFGFLP; via the coding sequence ATGACTACACACTTGCACGTAACGTCATGGGTTCTGGCATTCATTTTGTTTATAGTTGTGATTGCCCTCAATAAAGCAGGCAAAGCAAAAGCGGCTAAAATTGTTCAAATGATTCTACGGCTGGATTATTTATTAATTTTATATTCCGGAGGCGACTTGCTTGCAGCCTATTTTAACGGTGCACAAATGGGAGAGGCGATCTTTAAAGGACTTGCAGGCATATGGGCTATTTTTGCGATGGAAATGATCAGTTTGAAATCCGGCAGGGAAGAGCCGACGAAAAGCTGGTGGATTCAGCTTGTCATCGCTGTTCTCCTGACACTTATTCTCGGTTTCGGCCGGTTAGGTTTTGGATTTTTACCATAA
- a CDS encoding ABC transporter substrate-binding protein, producing MREINKSRLFITGFLLLLTLLITACNGNDTGSNSDSGDQGNNQTSEVTLDSAKGEVTIPGNAERIIAPFHEDALLALGVKPTAKWAIGQTLQGYLEEQLKDVPKLEWNMPQEQVLKHEPDLLILENGTDSYEGSYEDYQKIAPTYVMTKETTNNWRKQIETFGKILGKESKADKVLNQYDDKVANAKETLNNAIGDETVAAIWAKGDQFFLFEQDRHSAEVLYSELGINQPELVKNLGNAQTQWNPISLEKLSQLKADHVFLLAEKGEPGLQTLKDSSVWQSTPAVENSNVYTINESSNWTNKGLIASEKTIDDVLETLTE from the coding sequence ATGCGAGAAATAAACAAATCCCGTTTATTCATAACAGGTTTTTTATTGCTATTAACGTTGCTGATTACCGCCTGTAACGGCAATGATACTGGCAGCAATTCAGATTCTGGTGATCAGGGTAACAATCAGACATCTGAGGTGACATTGGATAGTGCTAAGGGCGAAGTGACAATCCCCGGAAATGCTGAGCGTATCATCGCCCCTTTCCATGAAGATGCATTACTTGCATTAGGTGTTAAGCCGACAGCTAAATGGGCAATCGGGCAAACACTGCAGGGTTATCTGGAAGAACAGCTAAAAGATGTTCCAAAACTTGAATGGAACATGCCTCAGGAACAAGTGCTGAAGCATGAACCGGATTTACTCATTTTAGAAAATGGCACTGACAGTTATGAAGGGTCCTATGAAGATTATCAAAAAATCGCCCCAACATATGTTATGACCAAGGAAACAACCAATAACTGGCGCAAGCAAATCGAAACGTTCGGCAAAATACTTGGCAAGGAATCAAAAGCAGATAAAGTCCTAAATCAATATGATGATAAAGTTGCCAACGCGAAAGAAACATTAAACAACGCAATCGGTGATGAAACAGTCGCAGCTATATGGGCTAAAGGCGATCAATTCTTTCTATTTGAACAAGACCGCCACAGCGCAGAAGTACTTTATTCCGAACTTGGTATCAACCAGCCGGAATTAGTCAAGAACCTTGGCAATGCTCAAACGCAATGGAACCCTATCTCCCTGGAAAAACTTTCTCAATTAAAAGCTGATCATGTATTTCTTTTGGCCGAAAAAGGTGAACCGGGACTGCAAACCCTAAAGGATAGCAGCGTTTGGCAAAGTACACCCGCAGTTGAAAATAGCAACGTCTATACGATAAATGAATCAAGTAACTGGACAAATAAAGGATTAATTGCATCCGAAAAAACAATCGATGACGTGCTTGAAACGCTGACCGAATAA
- a CDS encoding FecCD family ABC transporter permease, giving the protein MNKHKTSSFTGVMVLLILLIVVMFFVTLGTGVINISPQEVIRTLLGSGTDRQELVLFEFRLPRIVLALLIGTGLAVSGAILQSITQNDLAEPGILGINTGAGFAVVLFIFFLQDSIGSVFSVLIMPLFALLGALLAALLIYVLAWKNGVNPIRLVLVGIGINAGFSAALVILQLKMNPQDFRQATVWLSGDIWNANWTFVLALLPWILILVPYALQKSNTLNVLNFGDDIAEGLGSKVESDRRVLLIIAVALAGASVAAGGAIAFLGLVVPHITRRIIGPLHQYTIPISALMGGLLLMVSDTIGKNLLTPMEIPVGIVVAILSTPYFIYLLIREK; this is encoded by the coding sequence ATGAACAAGCACAAAACGAGCTCGTTTACGGGTGTAATGGTGTTATTGATTCTGTTAATTGTCGTTATGTTTTTTGTTACTTTGGGAACAGGCGTGATCAATATTTCGCCGCAGGAAGTCATTCGAACATTGCTGGGAAGCGGAACAGATCGGCAGGAACTGGTATTATTCGAGTTTCGTTTGCCAAGAATTGTTTTAGCCCTCTTAATAGGCACGGGTCTGGCAGTGTCCGGTGCTATACTGCAGAGTATCACGCAAAATGATCTGGCTGAACCAGGTATTTTGGGCATTAATACGGGAGCTGGATTTGCAGTTGTTTTATTCATATTCTTTTTACAGGATTCAATCGGCAGTGTTTTCTCTGTTCTTATTATGCCATTATTTGCGTTGTTAGGTGCTTTATTAGCAGCCCTGTTGATCTATGTACTGGCATGGAAAAATGGTGTCAACCCAATCAGGCTGGTGCTTGTGGGAATAGGTATTAATGCAGGATTCTCCGCGGCATTGGTTATTCTGCAGCTGAAGATGAACCCGCAGGACTTTCGCCAGGCAACTGTATGGCTGTCCGGCGATATATGGAATGCCAACTGGACTTTTGTGCTTGCGCTATTGCCGTGGATACTGATACTTGTCCCATACGCCCTTCAAAAATCGAACACACTGAATGTACTGAATTTTGGGGACGACATTGCAGAAGGACTTGGATCAAAAGTGGAAAGCGATCGACGTGTGCTGCTGATTATAGCGGTTGCCCTGGCCGGTGCAAGTGTTGCAGCCGGCGGTGCCATTGCCTTTTTGGGACTGGTTGTACCACATATTACCCGAAGAATTATCGGACCATTACATCAATATACCATTCCGATTTCAGCTTTGATGGGTGGCTTGCTTTTAATGGTGTCTGATACGATTGGGAAAAATTTATTGACACCAATGGAAATACCGGTTGGAATCGTTGTAGCCATTCTCAGTACCCCGTATTTTATATATTTGTTAATCAGGGAAAAATGA